In Pygocentrus nattereri isolate fPygNat1 chromosome 3, fPygNat1.pri, whole genome shotgun sequence, the DNA window CAGTCGGGCGGACGGCTGCGGAGGCCGGCTCACATCCCGTTGGACGTCTTCATGGAGGAGCTGGACTTCTTTGAGCTGGGTGATGAGGCCATGAGCCGTTTCAAAGAGGAAGAAGGGTTCCCCAAGGAAGAGCCCCGTGCCCTGCCCACTCACCCGCTACAGCGCCGCCTGTGGATGCTCTTTGAGCACCCAGAATCATCGGGGGGCGCTCGCATCATTGCCATCATTAGCGTCATGGTGATCCTGGTGTCCATCCTGATCTTCTGCCTGGAGACGCTGCCAGACTTCAGAGGAGAAAAGGAGCTGAGAGAGGTGAGAAAGCAGGAAGAGTAAGACAACTTGAGCAGATTCATGTCCGAaagtttttcttctgaaatgaaaggtCTTAGAAGAGAGTTTGTCTCTCTGCTcagctgcagtaacagcctctactcttctggtagggctttacactagatgttggaacattggtgtgaggatttgattgagcattagtgaggtccagtactgatgttggatggtcagttctggatcactccgacacattccaaaggtgttggaaggagctccatcactccagagaacacagttccactgctccacatccCACTGTTGGcaggctttatacccctctggcCATttggcatggtgaccttaggttattctgtgcagctgctccagtgtctcattctattggtcaatgcATTTCTGAGTAATACAGGTTAATTGTTATATTTTTGATCAATATTGACAACCCACAGTTTtatcaaaattggcaaaaattATCTTTGGGTGGCTCGTTAGCGACTTTGTTAATTGTGGGGCAGAGATCATAagactacatgacacctacatgaTAGCGCGCAGACTTGAAATGACAAAGCACACTATAAAATATGACCATGTAGCTTACTGTATATCACAGTGACATAACACTGATGATGTAACATcctaaaaacatcagaaaaacaaagaggTAATTAACAGAAACGAAAACTACAAAGAATTCTTGGTAGCGCAGCCACAAGTgctacaatatttattttatttgtaagacGGCTGTTTATTTAATTCAGAAATGATTATACAAACCCAGCTCCAAAACATTCGGGACGGCACgtgaaatgaaaataatcaCAGAGGCATTCAGGAAAGGCCAAGTCCTTTAAGAGCAAGTGATGTAAATCTTTGATCTTCCCACAAAAGAGACACAGGAGACCGGGACATGGCAGAAATAGTAATTCTATCTGCTTCCATCCTGGTCTCACCACCGTCTACACAGCAGTTTAGACACACAGCTCTTATACTCTAAATCTCTCCACACCCAGGACCCTTGGTACCATCGTAAAAGACCAAAGTCAGTATTCTCAGAGCCTTAGATCCTGTTGTAAATTCTGTCCCAGGAAGGCCAAATCCGGCTTAGGGAGTGTCAGAAGAGCAATTTGTTGTAACTGTTCAAACCATGAGAAGAGGATATAGTTTGAGGACTTCTCAAGAACTCCTCAACATTTATACTGCTTAACAATGACAACTTAAAACAAGGGAAAAGAACAGCAAAGCAAAAGCAATTTGCAAGGATTTTACATACGTCATCCTGTATGAGGCAGAATACTGTaggattcagggaatctggaaaaatctgaatgcatgtgaccttcgatccctcagacagcaatgcattaaaaactgccatatttctgtgatggagctcaCTGAATGGGCTGGGTAATATTTTGAGAACGCTGTTCATTACTGCACCCGCAAAGCCATGTTAAGACTGTGTTAGTCACAGTGgaaatccagaaatgctgccaacttctctgggcttgagctcgtCTGAAATAGACTGGTGCACAGTGGAAATATATATTGTGGTGTGATCTGTGAccgcaccattaatactgaaagatATACAAACATTTGGACCAACATTAAATTGTCTTTTTCAATGACATCCATGCTAATTGTTAACATGACAACGCCAAGAAATCAGGGAGTGTAGGTGCTAGacctttttgtcctttcagcaaaatcaaaccatcttcattttttccacattttatgtgcattttaccatcttggctgtaaatatgtctcagtatgtgctaaaaatataaacaaatacttactgtgctctgctttcagcttcagctcagctgtagctgattttcttgcatctctggcaggaaagtTTTCCTCATTAGTagagcagtttcttgtaaaacgtctctcagcgTTTGATTTTTACGAGAccgaagtcgcttctcattcggcAGCttcttcaaattttcctgttccaccttaaatagtgcctaGGGTGCAagaactgttgcaccatttaaggtggaatgggaaaattcaaacaagaagctggtaaacAGGAAACTGGACTTCAGCCTCATGATTTGTCATGAGTTTGTCAGTTTCTCCCtccagattaaacatatcaggaaaccagctggactgacaataaacactaatcagtccattcgtctccagattatcgatgtccgtcttaaatctctctctttgccgtttcgtagctaccaGCTGGGTGaggctgttgtctgtgttgctatggtgaccagccatctgcgctgatcttcagggttaaagggtgaatcagcagttctacattaactccagcgtttaagaccatttactgttaaactgagttgaaggatcagcagagctttattttactgtagaggaggattattttattattacctgctgatctgattcccAGAGCctcatgttgccgacccctgtgCTAGACTGAACTGCCCGTCTCTAAATTAAATTTGtagcacattatgaagtgcaaaacaTTGCAATGAAAGCCCTGTAACTCTTGATTGAGCTGAATACTTGATTAACCAATGAATGTCAAAAGATTCACCTTGCAATATGATTTGGAGCATTAAAATCTCAAATAAACACCTGTAATCTATCGATAATGTAAATGGATGAATCTCCATCAGCAAATATATATTGCAGCTGCTATTATTGTATcatagacctctgaagtcatgtTATTATTCATTAGTCACCATCATGTTCATATTAGGAATTGAAGTGTCTGAGCTGACACTTGACACGTTTCGCTGTGTAGCTCAAAAAAAAGCCAGAATACGATTActgctacatgcaagctaacactAAACTGGTATCAGAAGACTGACCTCACCAAAATTCCCCAAAAAAACCAGCAAGCGCTGGCCAGTGTGGCAGTTTTAGGCTACAGTTTGAGAGCTGGTGCTGGCATATAGACCTATTTCCATTTAACACCATTTCAGTGGGCAGGCGTGTTCGCTAAAGAGAAAGAAGGTCTGGGAAATGGGAGAGAGCCTGTGGATATTAGAGTAACAGCGTGAGAGAGGAGGCGGCGGCTGAGGCGATTATTTTTATCATATGGCTAAATCTGATCCTCttggagagagagtgtgagtgtggagTGTGTAAGAGGAGATGTGTTTAAGAAGGTCCTTCAGTGAAAGAATCCAGAGCAGCCCTGACTCAACCTTCTCCACCATCTCCACTGCCTTCTGACACACAACTTCTGCCAGGTTTCCATCCATGTGACTAAGCCCAGTAATCTGGAGTAACCCTAACTCTGACTCCAGATTTAAAGTGATGATTCACAAATCAAATATACCCACCTTTCTCCAAACGACGTGGATCAGCGCAGGCGCGACATGCggggtgtctgaagtttgcttctttacttttagcACTGGAGCCACAAAGCTAAGCTAATGAGGCCGTCAAACAATGGTAGTTTATAGACCACCACTTAGCAGGATGCTAACTGGGGCCATCTCTAGACCAGGGGCTTTAGTGGGCCAGTGATGGTACTTTATATCATACAAATCAGTGGAAAacaaattatatgttttataataaataattacatataatatataatactgtttactgtatgacaacattttatatttctttcttctttttaagttaattttatttatatatatatatatatatatatatatatatataatttaggAACACATCATCTCTTAGGGTACCGTTCTCTTTTTTAGATGCTGAGAAATGCATTGACCTAATTAATATCTCCCAGGAATCCAGAATGCTGGCGTTTCcccacaagggggagctgttAGATCAAGTACATTTTGCTTACAGCAGGCCTAAATCATAACACCGCTTCTGACACTCTGTGACTTACTGCTATCAGCCGCCTACATTTCGCCAGTTATTTGTCACTTTGTCTGTTCTTTAACTCATGTTCTCCCCTCTTCtgccctcttttcttctctttctctttctgtctctctcaggaaCTCGCCTACAGGTCTCACAGTAACTCTGAGAACTCCACAGTGCTGTTCTCCCACTCGCTCTCTCCATTCCAGGATCCATTCTTCGTGGTGGAGACCATCTGTATCTGCTGGTTCTCCTTCGAGCTGCTGATGCGTTTCACCTGCTCGCCCAATAAGCTTCAGTTCTTTAAGGATGTGATGAACGTGATCGATTTCATGGCCATCCTGCCGTACTTCATCACTCTGGGCAGCGAGCTGGCCAAATCTAAAGGATCCACACACGCCATGTCCCTGGCCATAGTGAGGGTCATCCGACTGGTCAGAGTGTTCCGGATCTTTAAGCTGTCGCGCCACTCGAAGGGTCTCCAGATTCTGGGACAGACCTTCCAGGCCAGCATGCGAGAGCTCGGCCTGCTcatcttctttctcttcatcgGAGTCATCCTCTTCTCCAGTGCCATCTACTTCGCCGAGACCGATCACGCAGACACGTCTTTCATCAGCATCCCCCACGCCTTCTGGTGGGCTGTGGTGACCATGACGACGGTGGGCTATGGTGACATGTACCCTGAGACAATGTCAGGGAAGCTCGTGGGATCCATGTGCGCCATCGCCGGCGTGCTGACGATTTCACTTCCGGTTCCTGTCATCGTGTCCAACTTCAGCTACTTCTACCACCGGGAGACGGAGTGTGTGGACAGTACGGAATATACACACGTTAAAACGGCACTGTGGAGcgaggaggaagatgaggaagaggagggggcAGATGAGGAAGGGAGGGATGGTGTCTGCCCGCCATTAAACAGAGCTCTGCTGGAAGCTCTATGTGTGGGACATAAAGCTCTGGTCACACAAGTCTAATACAGAATACATTACATGACCGTGTTAATGCGGTCGCCCGGCCAGTCAGCCGTGCCCGGTTAGAGAAGCTgctcttctgctttttttgccttttaattTTCTTTACGCCGACCGCTAATATAACACAGTGGGTATTTCTCAATGCGAAGAACGAGACGAACAGATTTGTCAAGGTACCCTGCAGGAATGAACAAAGCGTCATGCTTCTGGAATGAATTTGGAAGAAGATGAGGATGAAAAAGGCATGTGTAAGAGTTTGAGATGTGCCGTGTTGCCGTAGCGCAGCATTGAGATCCTGTTTGAGGCCGTTTACCTGGCACTAAGATTAGCAGCCTTAATACTCACAATATTATGAAATCCAAATCTCTAAGTCTCTTAGAGTCTCTCCTGAAGTTCCCCTTACAAAATATAAGGCTCTGCACTGTCCGGCTCCTCAGTACTGGGCAGAGCTTCTTCATCTACATGTCCCATGCCGTACTTTGAGATCAAAATCTAGGCCTTCTTCATGTTCCTAGGTTTAAATTGGTTTCTATGGGTGGTCGATTGTTTAATGTAGTAGCTCCCGAGTTATGGAATACTCTCCCCCAGTCTGTTCAGG includes these proteins:
- the LOC108414955 gene encoding potassium voltage-gated channel subfamily A member 7-like; the encoded protein is MNKMTEEPEKNKNNKDMKNQHELEKTAVKDRGRRIRGSQQSASLYREGWALSERLVFNVSGMRYETQTRTLARFPHSLLGDPHKRLRYFDPLKNEFFLDRNRACFDYILYFYQSGGRLRRPAHIPLDVFMEELDFFELGDEAMSRFKEEEGFPKEEPRALPTHPLQRRLWMLFEHPESSGGARIIAIISVMVILVSILIFCLETLPDFRGEKELREELAYRSHSNSENSTVLFSHSLSPFQDPFFVVETICICWFSFELLMRFTCSPNKLQFFKDVMNVIDFMAILPYFITLGSELAKSKGSTHAMSLAIVRVIRLVRVFRIFKLSRHSKGLQILGQTFQASMRELGLLIFFLFIGVILFSSAIYFAETDHADTSFISIPHAFWWAVVTMTTVGYGDMYPETMSGKLVGSMCAIAGVLTISLPVPVIVSNFSYFYHRETECVDSTEYTHVKTALWSEEEDEEEEGADEEGRDGVCPPLNRALLEALCVGHKALVTQV